The following are from one region of the Aspergillus chevalieri M1 DNA, chromosome 1, nearly complete sequence genome:
- a CDS encoding thioredoxin-like protein 1 (COG:O;~EggNog:ENOG410PK6D;~InterPro:IPR017937,IPR008979,IPR036249,IPR010400, IPR013766,IPR037047;~PFAM:PF06201,PF00085) translates to MSTLVNITSKEQFSSLLTSSAIVVADFYADWCGPCKAIAPAYEQLARQLTRPNRITFTKINVDQQQDIAKAYGVTAMPTFIVFERGRPASTVRGADPRKLNEVVQKLASEAGKAESTGEGASGGSSVSGGIGWLGASVPKGYSDITDQVEPKGLELLNRDSAFAQPRTLFDTSKPSALSGGKAKEGSTAADWVESDTDEQLMLYVAFQSRLKIHSLHVTSLPPADGEEDERPMQPKTIHVYANRSQVLGFDEAEDIPPVQTVTINPEDWDKQTGTAKVELRFVKFQSVNSLVLFFADGDGNSEKLRVDRIRIMGEAGEKREMGKLEKIGDEVGE, encoded by the exons ATGTCAACACTAGTAAACATCACCTCCAAGGAGCAATTCAGCTCCCTCCTGACCTCATCCGCCATTGTCGTCGCAGACT TCTACGCGGACTGGTGCGGACCATGCAAAGCTATCGCCCCCGCCTACGAACAGCTGGCTCGACAGCTGACGCGCCCGAACCGGATCACCTTTACCAAGATCAACGTTGACCAGCAGCAAGATATTGCCAAGGCATATGGCGTGACTGC GATGCCCACTTTCATCGTCTTCGAACGAGGCCGTCCCGCATCGACCGTCCGCGGCGCAGACCCCCGCAAACTCAACGAAGTCGTCCAGAAACTCGCCTCCGAAGCCGGCAAAGCAGAATCCACCGGCGAAGGCGCCTCTGGTGGCTCCTCAGTAAGCGGTGGAATCGGCTGGCTGGGCGCCTCCGTCCCCAAGGGCTACAGCGACATCACAGACCAGGTCGAACCGAAGGGGCTGGAGCTACTGAACCGCGACTCTGCATTCGCCCAGCCGCGCACATTGTTCGATACTTCGAAGCCGTCTGCTCTCTCTGGCGGAAAGGCCAAGGAAGGCAGCACTGCTGCGGACTGGGTGGAGAGTGACACGGATGAGCAGTTGATGCTGTACGTTGCGTTCCAGTCGAGGCTTAAGATTCACTCGCTACATGTTACTTCGTTGCCGCCTGcggatggggaggaggatgagcgtCCCATGCAGCCTAAGACGATCCATGTGTATGCAAACCGCTCGCAGGTGCTGGGCTTCGACGAGGCGGAGGATATCCCGCCTGTGCAGACAGTGACGATTAACCCGGAGGATTGGGATAAGCAGACGGGGACGGCTAAGGTTGAGCTGCGGTTTGTCAAGTTCCAGAGCGTGAACTCGTTGGTGTTGTTCTTTGCGGATGGGGATGGGAACAGCGAGAAGCTGCGCGTGGACCGGATTCGGATCATGGGTGAGGCGGGCGAGAAGAGGGAGATGGGCAAGTTGGAGAAGATTGGTGACGAGGTTGGCGAGTAA
- the sebA gene encoding putative C2H2 transcription factor (Seb1) (COG:K;~EggNog:ENOG410PM3K;~InterPro:IPR036236,IPR013087;~PFAM:PF00096,PF12874), with protein METYTMAPTSFAYYPSDVSQRQHTHYPNHASEMQPYYGQMQYPQHPQQQAHGLPDQHYQPTMNMHQMATANAFRGTMNMTPIASPQPSNLKPTIVVQPGSSALMPLDTRFVSTDFYGFPSTPPLSASGSSISSPPSTSGAQHTPISDTFFAFEKVEGVKEGCEGDVHTEILANADWTRSDSPPMTPVFIHPPSLTASQSSDLLSANSSCPSLSPSPSPVSSSFDPQAQAGLVAQSQSALPVEPATTHFCDPRELTVESTIAGSASDLPPLPTLSCEEEDPKSALDGAAAVTLPVHENSSPTFTSSTEDPLTSLPTFDSFSDLDSEDEFVNRLVDFHPSNNAYFVGDKRQRVGAYSFEEDGFLSEHSLEDEDVAHAGFLDGADVTGAHAHAHAHAHVCEKSEEVSNKKQRTNSRKPIKRSNSTQSESDDKKAQAAVNAQPAAEARPVADAADAGAAPVSVNRRGRKQSLTDDPSKTFVCSLCSRRFRRQEHLKRHYRSLHTQDKPFECNECGKKFSRSDNLAQHARTHGGQSVVMGTMDSNDAAAHYHDPNALGAVLYEAATASDSSDAGSSGRNSQKKRKRDDQ; from the exons ATGGAAACATACACCATGGCTCCTACCTCGTTCGCATACTATCCCTCGGACGTATCGCAACGACAACACACCCACTACCCCAACCACGCATCGGAGATGCAGCCCTACTATGGTCAGATGCAGTACCCTCAACACCCTCAGCAGCAAGCACACGGTCTTCCCGATCAACACTACCAGCCCACGATGAACATGCACCAAATGGCGACCGCCAACGCCTTCCGGGGGACCATGAACATGACCCCCATCGCCTCGCCGCAACCATCCAACCTCAAGCCCACCATTGTCGTCCAGCCAGGATCGTCGGCTCTCATGCCGCTCGACACCAGGTTTGTGAGCACTGATTTCTATGGTTTCCCCTCAACCCCACCGCTCTCCGCCTCCGGAAGCTCCATCAGTAGCCCACCCTCGACCAGTGGTGCGCAACACACCCCGATTTCGGACACCTTTTTCGCTTTTGAGAAGGTGGAGGGTGTCAAGGAAGGTTGTGAGGGCGATGTCCACACCGAGATCCTGGCCAATGCCGATTGGACGCGGTCGGACTCTCCTCCGATGACTCCAG TGTTTATCCACCCGCCCTCGCTCACCGCCAGCCAGAGCTCCGACTTGCTTTCGGCCAACAGCTCGTGCCCATCTCTTTCGCCGTCGCCGTCGCCCGTGTCGTCgagctttgatccccaggcTCAAGCTGGTCTGGTCGCTCAGTCGCAGTCTGCTCTGCCGGTGGAACCTGCCACCACCCACTTCTGTGACCCTCGGGAGTTGACCGTCGAGTCGACGATCGCCGGCTCGGCATCGGACCTGCCCCCATTGCCGACCCTCTCTTGTGAGGAGGAGGACCCCAAGTCTGCTCTGGATGGTGCTGCCGCTGTGACCCTGCCTGTCCATGAGAACTCTTCTCCTACCTTCACCAGCTCCACCGAGGACCCTCTGACCTCGCTTCCGACCTTTGACAGCTTCTCTGACCTCGACTCTGAGGATGAGTTTGTCAACCGTCTGGTTGACTTCCACCCCAGCAACAACGCCTACTTCGTTGGTGACAAGCGCCAGCGTGTTGGTGCTTACAGCTTCGAGGAGGATGGCTTCCTCAGTGAGCACAGcctggaagacgaggatgtcGCGCACGCTGGCTTCCTTGACGGTGCTGACGTGACTGGCGCTCATGCTCATGCTCACGCCCACGCTCACGTCTGCGAAAAGTCTGAGGAGGTGAGCAACAAGAAGCAGCGGACCAACTCCCGCAAGCCTATCAAGCGCAGCAACTCCACCCAGAGCGAGTCGGACGACAAGAAGGCTCAGGCCGCTGTCAACGCTCAGCCTGCCGCCGAGGCCCGCCCGGTCGCGGACGCTgctgatgctggtgctgccCCCGTCTCGGTCAACCGCCGGGGTCGCAAGCAGTCCCTCACTGACGACCCGTCCAAGACCTTCGTCTGCTCTCTCTGCTCGCGTCGCTTCCGTCGCCAAGAGCACCTGAAACGTCACTACCGCTCTCTGCACACCCAGGACAAGCCCTTCGAGTGCAACGAGTGTGGCAAGAAGTTCTCCCGCAGCGACAACCTCGCCCAGCACGCTCGGACTCACGGTGGCCAGTCGGTTGTCATGGGTACCATGGACTCCAACGATGCGGCTGCTCACTACCATGACCCGAATGCACTGGGCGCGGTCCTGTACGAAGCAGCGACCGCCAGCGACTCTTCTGACGCTGGTTCCTCGGGACGCAACTCgcagaagaagcgcaagcgcgATGACCAGTAA
- a CDS encoding diphthine--ammonia ligase family protein (COG:J;~EggNog:ENOG410PGIT;~InterPro:IPR006175,IPR002761,IPR035959,IPR014729, IPR030662;~PFAM:PF01042), giving the protein MSSQPGLNVIALVSGGKDSLYSILHCIRNGHKVVALANLYPKQTKTTAPDDSHDAHEDGDEEEEDIDSFMYQTIGHSVIPLYETALQIPLYRGAITGGAVDTSRVYRNTATAHQQNDRAGQGEEDGDETESLIPLLRSVKEAHPEANAVSAGAILSTYQRTRIEDVAARLHLVPLAWLWQYPVLPPPVERKDGSALSANIADAGLLEDMAAVGCSARIIKVASGGLDDTFLWEDVSSSFSSSTRGRIVKAMRRFADADVGGVRGAVLGEGGEYESLAVDGPGFLWKRRVEVLGREVKVGEGGVGFLGLRGAVCVDKEEDDGVKPGDVRRPGVLDEKFDALLDGLSLGAEAEAAAPRVSEQWQCEPVQANNGGLWTISNLSAPEAGPDAGKQMSAIAEKVKTILSTGDNQSTDDIVFATVLLRSMTDFTSMNNIYVSLFKKPNPPARATVACGSALPDGVNIMVSFVVDLGPRDARQGLHVQSRSYWAPANIGPYSQAISVPVLAPASDQESSKLVYIAGQIPLEPASMEMITWETLSQQKQVQQSWMADYALRAVLALQHLWRIGAAMQVDWWVGGVAFLTDDGNKHIQAKARLAWQAWAKMHMRPEENGDEDDEPTLDAWDLKYGRRDYVYEQTSSTKSGPGLPNFNLLQKPDPADITTNTIPPFLAAQISELPRGSDIEWQGLGCVCDEVSVTTDKPVAEIGVGADACTTAIDKKLNYICVEIGEDSGSDLESRLQGILRVYGQGQEHMVLYTAKALRDGFVWPGQIVPCLSVWGREGRRLGGGVVIQCS; this is encoded by the coding sequence ATGTCATCACAACCAGGCCTGAACGTGATCGCCCTAGTCTCAGGCGGCAAAGACTCCCTCTACTCGATCTTGCACTGTATCCGCAACGGCCATAAAGTAGTTGCCCTGGCAAATCTCTACCCGAAACAAACCAAAACGACTGCCCCAGATGACTCGCATGATGCACACGAGGATGgtgacgaggaagaagaggatatcgACAGTTTCATGTACCAAACAATCGGCCACAGCGTGATCCCGCTGTATGAAACCGCGCTACAGATTCCGCTGTATCGCGGCGCGATTACCGGCGGCGCGGTGGATACGTCTCGGGTTTACAGAAACACGGCCACTGCCCACCAACAGAATGACAGGGCAGGGCAAGGCGAGGAAGACGGAGACGAAACAGAGTCTCTAATCCCGCTTCTGCGAAGCGTGAAAGAAGCGCACCCAGAAGCCAACGCTGTTTCCGCGGGCGCTATTCTCTCCACATACCAGCGCACGCGCATCGAGGATGTCGCTGCGAGACTACATCTCGTGCCATTGGCGTGGTTATGGCAGTATCCCGTTTTACCGCCGCCGGTGGAGCGCAAGGATGGCTCTGCGTTGTCTGCGAATATCGCAGATGCGGGCTTACTAGAGGACATGGCTGCTGTCGGCTGCTCGGCACGGATTATTAAGGTGGCCTCCGGCGGTCTTGATGATACATTTCTTTGGGAAGATGTGTCTAGTAGCTTCTCGTCTTCGACGAGAGGACGCATTGTTAAAGCGATGAGGCGGTTTGCGGATGCAGATGTGGGGGGTGTGAGGGGGGCGGTGCtgggggagggaggggagTATGAGAGTCTTGCTGTGGACGGGCCGGGATTCTTGTGGAAGAGGAGGGTTGAGGTGCTGGGGAGAGAGGTTAAAGTTGGGGAGGGAGGTGTTGGTTTTCTGGGGCTGAGGGGGGCTGTTTGTGTTGAtaaggaggaggatgatggtGTGAAGCCGGGGGATGTGAGGAGGCCGGGGGTGTTGGATGAGAAGTTTGATGCGTTGCTTGATGGATTGAGTCTTggagcagaagcagaagcagcagcaccaagAGTGTCCGAACAATGGCAGTGCGAACCTGTCCAGGCGAACAATGGCGGGCTATGGACGATATCCAACCTCAGTGCACCAGAAGCCGGACCCGACGCTGGCAAGCAGATGTCTGCCATCGCAGAAAAGGTGAAAACCATTCTATCTACAGGTGACAACCAATCAACCGACGACATCGTCTTCGCAACCGTTCTCCTCCGCTCAATGACCGACTTCACAAGCATGAATAACATCTATGTCTCTCTATTCAAGAAACCCAATCCACCAGCCAGAGCAACGGTGGCCTGCGGCAGTGCTCTACCCGATGGAGTAAACATCATGGTTTCCTTCGTGGTTGATCTGGGCCCGCGGGATGCGCGACAGGGACTACATGTGCAGTCGCGGTCATATTGGGCACCCGCGAATATTGGCCCTTACTCGCAGGCCATCTCTGTCCCGGTCCTGGCTCCGGCATCGGATCAGGAATCGAGCAAGTTGGTGTACATTGCCGGCCAAATCCCACTTGAACCCGCAAGCATGGAAatgattacttgggagacactgtCACAGCAGAAGCAAGTACAGCAGTCATGGATGGCGGATTACGCTCTACGCGCGGTTCTCGCGCTGCAGCATTTGTGGCGAATCGGCGCGGCCATGCAGGTTGATTGGTGGGTTGGCGGCGTTGCTTTTTTGACGGATGACGGTAACAAACACATCCAAGCCAAAGCCCGACTCGCCTGGCAAGCATGGGCGAAGATGCACATGCGACCTGAAGAAAATGgcgacgaggatgacgaaCCAACCCTCGATGCATGGGATCTCAAATACGGCCGCAGGGACTACGTATACGAGCAAACATCCTCGACAAAATCCGGACCGGGATTACCCAATttcaacctcctgcagaaaccCGATCCCGCCGATATAACTACAAACACCATCCCTCCATTCCTTGCAGCGCAAATCTCCGAGTTGCCGCGAGGCAGCGATATCGAGTGGCAGGGATTAGGTTGCGTATGTGACGAGGTGAGCGTGACGACGGATAAGCCCGTCGCGGAGATCGGCGTTGGTGCTGATGCATGCACTACCGCCATCGATAAGAAACTAAACTACATCTGCGTTGAGATCGGTGAAGATTCTGGGTCAGATCTGGAATCGAGGCTGCAGGGCATTCTGCGGGTTTATGGCCAGGGTCAGGAGCATATGGTGCTTTATACGGCGAAGGCGCTGAGGGATGGGTTTGTGTGGCCGGGTCAGATTGTGCCTTGTTTGTCGGTttgggggagggaggggaggaggtTGGGGGGTGGGGTTGTTATACAGTGCTCGTAG
- a CDS encoding putative phosphatidate cytidylyltransferase (BUSCO:EOG09260LVD;~COG:I;~EggNog:ENOG410PIB5;~InterPro:IPR032974;~TransMembrane:16 (i163-184o190-208i229-248o254-274i281-299o319-337i344-363o369-391i504-521o527-547i559-578o620-638i659-686o718-737i758-778o798-817i)): MPSPLTRDEDRLSPSRFSPPPPIPNPDSLASSITATTTTIPNPDLLRPFSRSPHPYHRTGHGQSERLRHPGWSRTSSDSGTEADDESTGVLKGLPAPPIRPRKGLRAVEDAESWVPGLRSLARARTRGAQRDGARAAGAGGEKGNKEGAQGKRVEVLRRMLEVALVASVGAVVVRPVDVQAIAWIWRKEIATYGLLVSSLYAAYPFRISRRRSARLKLPSFSIPASFDPAPLIYPTLIPLFVSLSLSYHRPVLILPNILLGLSSLPTPVIPLHAWNHGHSIVHWVITLVPLCVCEHLAWGNAPPKPLSLYGIDSEALALVFPLQQALVPILDFLLATSLLPAELQLLATALINLYLFAASPQAEILKALLWLGGLCIFVFCRHVLSWEVALARMPSWKFRRYPSNSQTTRGVLNFIDHQVCEKLSRTGCPDELMSDSEEGEDPPPLKSRRTIETPLAGGLMSFERAQEKPARPVDAGHKRRHTISTVENIAPTRTTAKGRRKRLMAPGLASFLSMTVPQATVRKWLYAAYIYVAILGIAIGPVRKYVAEKALSGDEPFGWGLGYLFGNLSLFRFWVVVRNLEGWIRLPARIDVDEAGSSCVLGCVEHLRQETFGEANTRLLVSAYCFTVLLAGMAIVFRLSNIAEVDTRRKVFHGMMVLMFLPTVFVDPAFCSLALGTVLAMFLLLDLFRASQLPPISRPLTHFLAPYVDGRDHRGPVIVSHIFLLIGCSIPLWLSLADIPRTGDGPWIGWGVLSRDVSMVSGVICVGMGDAAASLIGRRFGRVKWFWGGGKSLEGSAAFAAAVFCGLMSARIWLAVGRWPVNGQEEPFSWIWTMVKAALAAGGTSATEAILTGCNDNVVVPVVLWLLVRGLEL; this comes from the exons ATGCCCTCTCCGCTAACTCGCGACGAAGACAGACTATCGCCTTCTCGTTTCTCCCCCCCTCCTCCTATCCCTAACCCCGACTCTCTTGCATCATCAATAACAGCGACTACAACAACCATACCGAACCCTGACCTCCTGCGACCATTCTCCCGCTCCCCTCACCCCTACCACCGCACCGGCCACGGCCAAAGCGAACGACTCCGTCACCCGGGCTGGTCGCGCACGTCCAGCGATAGCGGCACCGAAGCCGATGATGAGAGTACGGGTGTGTTAAAGGGGCTGCCGGCTCCGCCGATTCGGCCGAGGAAGGGGTTACGCGCTGTTGAGGATGCGGAGTCGTGGGTGCCCGGGTTGCGGTCGTTGGCGCGGGCAAGGACTCGGGGAGCGCAGAGGGATGGCGCGAGGGCTGCGGGGGCAGGAGGGGAAAAGGGGAATAAGGAGGGGGCGCAGGGGAAACGGGTGGAGGTTTTGAGGAGGATGTTGGAGGTTGCGTTGGTGGCTTCTGTTGGTGCGGTGGTGGTTCGGCCGGTGGATGTGCAGGCGATTGCGTGGATTTGGAGGAAGG AGATTGCTACGTATGGGCTGTTGGTGAGCAGTCTTTATGCGGCGTATCCGTTTCGCATTTCCAGACGGAGGTCTGCGCGATTGAAACTCCCCTCGTTCTCGATACCTGCCAGCTTCGATCCTGCGCCGCTCATCTATCCGACCCTGATTCCGCTATTCGTTTCGCTTTCCTTGTCGTATCATAGACCTGTATTAATACTGCCGAATATCCTGCTCGGGCTCTCGTCGCTGCCGACGCCGGTTATTCCGTTACATGCGTGGAACCATGGCCATAGCATAGTCCATTGGGTGATTACTTTGGTTCCTCTGTGTGTGTGTGAACATTTGGCTTGGGGAAATGCGCCGCCCAAGCCATTGTCACTTTACGGCATTGATTCGGAAGCGTTGGCTCTCGTTTTTCCTTTGCAGCAAGCATTGGTACCCATTCTTGATTTCTTACTCGCTACGAGTCTTTTACCAGCAGAGCTGCAGCTGTTGGCTACGGCTCTGATCAACCTTTATCTCTTCGCGGCTTCTCCTCAGGCGGAGATTCTCAAGGCGCTGTTATGGCTGGGTGGATTGTGCATATTTGTTTTCTGTCGACATGTTCTCAGCTGGGAGGTTGCGCTGGCTAGAATGCCTAGTTGGAAGTTTCGGCGATATCCGAGCAATTCGCAGACGACGAGAGGTGTTTTGAACTTTATCGATCACCAAGTTTGTGAGAAATTGAGTCGGACGGGGTGTCCGGATGAGCTTATGTCGGATAgtgaagagggagaagatcCTCCTCCGCTGAAGTCGCGGAGAACTATTGAAACGCCTTTGGCCGGGGGACTCATGTCCTTTGAGAGGGCACAAGAGAAACCTGCTAGGCCTGTCGATGCTGGGCATAAGCGGCGGCACACTATTTCTACTGTTGAGAATATTGCACCGACCAGAACTACAGCTAAGGGTCGACGGAAACGTTTGATGGCTCCCGGGTTAGCGTCTTTCTTATCGATGACGGTGCCCCAGGCGACAGTACGCAAGTGGTTGTACGCGGCGTATATCTATGTCGCTATTCTGGGGATTGCTATAGGGCCTGTTCGGAAGTATGTGGCTGAGAAGGCATTGAGCGGAGATGAGCCTTTTGGTTGGGGATTGGGATATCTCTTTGGGAATCTCTCCCTGTTCCGATTCTGGGTGGTTGTCAGAAATCTAGAAGGATGGATTCGATTACCTGCTCGCATCGACGTGGATGAGGCGGGTTCATCATGTGTGCTTGGTTGTGTGGAACACCTGCGACAAGAGACCTTTGGGGAGGCTAATACACGCCTGCTGGTCAGCGCATACTGCTTCACGGTGCTCCTGGCCGGCATGGCGATCGTTTTTAGGCTGAGCAATATCGCAGAGGTTGATACTCGGCGCAAAGTGTTCCATGGCATGATGGTGTTGATGTTCCTCCCGACGGTTTTCGTCGACCCAGCGTTCTGTTCCCTTGCTCTGGGCACCGTACTAGCCATGTTCCTCCTCCTGGACCTGTTCAGAGCGTCTCAATTACCGCCCATCTCTCGACCGTTGACGCACTTCCTCGCACCCTACGTCGATGGCCGTGACCATCGTGGACCAGTCATCGTTTCACACATCTTCCTCTTAATCGGATGCTCGATCCCGCTCTGGCTATCCCTTGCCGATATCCCCCGCACCGGAGACGGCCCATGGATCGGGTGGGGCGTGCTCTCCCGGGATGTCAGTATGGTGAGCGGCGTCATTTGCGTGGGGATGGGAGATGCAGCAGCATCACTGATCGGTCGACGATTCGGCCGGGTGAAATGGTTCTGGGGCGGAGGGAAGTCTCTCGAGGGGAGTGCCGCATTTGCGGCTGCTGTGTTCTGCGGGTTGATGTCTGCGCGGATTTGGTTGGCTGTTGGCCGATGGCCAGTCAATGGCCAGGAAGAGCCATTCTCATGGATATGGACTATGGTCAAAGCTGCGCTGGCAGCTGGAGGGACCAGTGCGACCGAGGCGATTCTCACAGGATGCAATGATAATGTGGTAGTCCCGGTAGTGTTATGGCTGCTGGTGCGAGGGCTTGAGCTTTGA
- the prp28 gene encoding mRNA splicing protein PRP28 (BUSCO:EOG09261JWS;~COG:A;~EggNog:ENOG410PFDF;~InterPro:IPR027417,IPR001650,IPR014014,IPR014001, IPR011545,IPR000629;~PFAM:PF00270,PF00271;~go_function: GO:0003676 - nucleic acid binding [Evidence IEA];~go_function: GO:0004386 - helicase activity [Evidence IEA];~go_function: GO:0005524 - ATP binding [Evidence IEA]): protein MDPIIPDDPSDTSLPIRSPSNLEQPPPPPPLDFAPPPPPDVPAPPPPPEEEPPAPPPATKKKKQGWGTKRPAPAPLSVEELVRKKREADAAAAKPKFLSKAEREKIALEKRAKEVEANRRMKEQATNGADRNRTLFDEPSQDGGSIPTGPRAMRSSVPNKGYDMSPPPAPKSMAFGSKDSKGGPADKRTAEDEEAAAQAALIKERYMGADQTSNFSAKKKRKRTTDRKFNFEWNAEEDTSGDYNPLYQHRHEANFFGRGRLAGFGDDVADTVARKYARALEDRDREAGGIRAKEILEMERRRREESTRNQLDKHWSEKKLEHMRERDWRIFKEDFNISTKGGSVPNPMRSWDESGLPNRIMELVSRVGYKEPSAIQRAAIPIALQNRDLIGVAVTGSGKTAAFLLPLLVYIAELPRIDEFEWRKNDGPYAIVLAPTRELAQQIEIEAKKFTQPLGFNVVSIVGGHSLEEQAYSLRDGAEIIIATPGRLVDCIERRMLVLSQCCYVIMDEADRMIDMGFEEPVNKILDALPVSNEKPDSEEAENPNVMSRHIAGKDRYRQTMMYTATMPSAVERIARKYLRRPAIITIGSVGEAVDTVEQRVEMIPGEDKRKKRLADILSSGDFRPPIIVFVNIKRNCDAIAREIKQMGFSSVTLHGSKTQEQREAALSSVRNGSTDVLVATDLAGRGIDVPDVSLVVNFNMANTIESYTHRIGRTGRAGKSGVAITFLGNEDTDVMYDLKQMLMKSPISRVPEELRKHEAAQSKPNRMGRKNEDAGGKSGW from the exons ATGGATCCCATCATTCCCGACGATCCTTCAGACACATCTCTTCCTATTCGAAGCCCCTCTAATTTAGAACAGCcgcctccccctcctcctctcgacttcgctcctccgccgcccccAGACGTGCCCGcgcctcctccgccgccggaGGAAGAACCACCCGCACCGCCGCCGGCgacaaaaaagaagaagcagggATGGGGGACTAAGCGACCTGCGCCCGCACCGTTGAGTGTGGAGGAACTGGTGAGGAAAAAGAGGGAGGCTGATGCAGCTGCTGCTAAG CCGAAATTCCTGTCGAAAGCAGAACGTGAGAAAATCGCTCTGGAGAAACGCGCAAAGGAAGTCGAGGCAAATCGACGAATGAAAGAACAAGCGACGAATGGCGCAGACCGCAATAGGACACTATTCGACGAGCCAAGTCAAGACGGAGGGTCCATCCCGACTGGTCCTCGAGCTATGCGCAGCTCCGTCCCGAACAAAGGCTATGATATGTCACCGCCACCCGCGCCCAAGTCGATGGCATTCGGATCGAAGGACTCGAAGGGCGGACCTGCTGATAAGCGGACggcggaggatgaagaggcgGCCGCGCAGGCTGCTTTGATCAAGGAAAGGTATATGGGAGCCGATCAGACGTCGAACTTTTCGGCTAAGAAGAAGCGAAAGCGCACGACGGATCGGAAGTTCAACTTCGAGTGGAACGCGGAGGAAGACACCAGCGGCGACTACAACCCGCTCTACCAACACCGACACGAGGCCAACTTCTTTGGTCGTGGCCGTCTTGCTGGCTTCGGGGACGATGTCGCAGACACGGTGGCGAGGAAGTATGCCCGTGCTCTCGAGGACCGGGATCGCGAGGCGGGAGGAATTCGGGCGAAGGAGATCTTGGAAATGGAGCGACgaaggagggaggagagcACACGCAACCAGCTCGACAAGCACTGGAGCGAAAAGAAACTGGAGCACATGCGCGAGAGAGACTGGCGTATCTTCAAGGAAGACTTCAACATCAGTACCAAGGGTGGAAGTGTGCCGAACCCCATGCGGTCTTGGGATGAGTCTGGTCTCCCCAATCGGATAATGGAACTTGTTAGTCGGGTTGGCTACAAGGAGCCCAGTGCTATCCAGCGTGCTGCCATTCCGATTGCCTTGCAAAACCGGGATCTTATTGGTGTTGCCGTGACTGGTTCGGGTAAGACCGCGGCGTTCTTGCTGCCCTTGCTCGTGTACATCGCTGAGCTACCGCGGATCGATGAGTTCGAGTGGAGGAAGAACGATGGTCCTTATGCGATTGTCCTGGCACCCACGCGTGAATTGGCGCAGCAGATCGAGATCGAAGCTAAGAAGTTTACGCAACCGCTTGGATTCAACGTCGTCAGTATCGTTGGTGGTCACTCCCTCGAGGAGCAAGCCTACAGCCTGCGGGATGGTGCTGAGATTATCATCGCAACGCCGGGTAGATTGGTTGACTGCATCGAGCGACGGATGCTCGTGTTGAGTCAATGTTGCTATGTCATTATGGATGAAGCTGACCGTATGATCGACATGGGCTTCGAGGAACCTGTGAACAAAATCCTCGACGCCCTCCCCGTGTCCAACGAGAAGCCCGACTccgaagaagcagagaatCCCAACGTGATGAGCCGACATATCGCAGGCAAAGACCGCTACCGCCAAACCATGATGTATACAGCCACCATGCCATCCGCCGTGGAACGCATCGCCCGGAAATACCTCCGCCGCCCAGCAATCATCACTATCGGAAGCGTCGGCGAAGCCGTTGACACAGTCGAGCAACGCGTTGAGATGATTCCTGGCGAAGACAAGCGCAAGAAGCGTCTCGCCGACATTCTCTCCTCTGGCGACTTCCGGCCCCCGatcatcgtcttcgtcaACATCAAACGCAACTGTGATGCTATCGCGCGAGAAATCAAGCAAATGGGCTTCTCCTCTGTTACCTTGCACGGAAGCAAGACGCAAGAACAGCGTGAAGCTGCCTTGTCCTCTGTACGGAACGGTAGCACGGATGTACTCGTCGCCACCGATCTTGCGGGTCGTGGTATCGATGTCCCGGATGTCAGTCTGGTCGTTAACTTCAACATGGCCAATACCATTGAAAGCTACACGCATCGTATCGGTCGTACAGGTCGTGCTGGAAAGAGTGGTGTTGCTATTACCTTCTTGGGTAATGAGGATACAGATGTTAT GTACGACCTCAAGCAAATGCTCATGAAGTCACCCATTTCCCGCGTCCCTGAAGAGCTGCGCAAGCACGAAGCTGCTCAATCGAAGCCGAACCGGATGGGCAGGAAGAATGAAGATGCTGGTGGGAAGTCGGGTTGGTAG